The sequence CTCACTTACATTGTTTGTGGGAGTGCTGCTGAGCACAAGCCTTCACAGAGGGAATCTGGATATATCTGGATGTATTCAAATTAGATAGTCTCTTTAACCCAGGAAACCTACCCCCGGAAATTTGTTCTTACAGACACAACAGTGAGAAAATGATGGCAAACCTGTCATTCCCTGCTGTACAAGTTTAACAGAAAGCTGGGCATAACTCAAGGTCTATTCAAGGTGTTAAATAAACAACAGGACAGTCACACCATAGAGGAATCTGCAGCTGTTATCAGAACAAGGAAGGCTTCTGGACACGTATTTGAATTATCCTAAGATATATGTGGTAAAAAGAGCTATGCCTgaacttccctggtcgtccactggttaagaattcaGCTGCCAATGTGGGGGACACAGGTCGATCCCTGGTGtgtgaagattccacacgccacaggGCAACTGGGTCCGAGAGCAGCAACCACCAAAGTCTATGTGTCCTAGAGTCTGGGCTCCACAACAAAAgtcgctgcaatgagaagcgcaAGCAACGCAACTGGAGAGCACCCTCTGattgccccaactagagaaaagcacagTAAGGAAGACCCAGCCGTAGCTGAAACATAAATaagacaatttattttaaaaacagctatGCAGACTATCTAAGGtatactttgttttcatttgtttaaaaaatggaaCCTCAGTTACAATGTATCCGTATATATACCTGTAACATGCCAAGGTACCTCCAGAAGGGCCTAAGAGGCACCTGCTATAGTCCAGATGTTTGTATAGCCCCCAAAAGACTCAggctgaaatcctaacccccaaagATGGTCTTAGGTGTAAGGAGGACACCTTACACCTTGGGAGGGGACAAGGTCACATGGGTGGAGCTCTCTAATGGgtgggattagtgccctcataAAAGGGACCCTGCAGAGATTCCTCACCCCTTCACGTGAGAACCCAGGGAGACGGCAGTCTGTGATCTGGATGAGGGCCTTCCCCGAAGCCAACTGGGTTGGTACCCTGATCTTGGATTTCCGGCCTCTAGAACTGTTAAATTAAGTATCTATTGTTTATAAAGCACCCAGCCTGTGGTGTTTTGTTACAACAGGCCACAAAGGACTGAGACACCCCATTAAGTCGACCAGGGTGTTGGGGGGTAGTATGGAAGGGGAGCTTCTCAGTGTGGTATGTGGTGGGaccctcagtcacttcagttgtgtccaactgcttgtgaccttatagactgtagtccaccaggctcttctgtctacaggattctccaggcaagaacactggtgtgggttgccataccctcttccaggggatcttcccgacccagggatcgaatctgtgtctcttatgtggtcttcattggcaggcgggttctttaccactagtgccactgggaagcccttagctTCTCAGCGTACTGGTTCCTAATTCTGCATCAAACAAATCTACcaggcatttaaaaaatctaattaaatCAACCAATACCCATCCTGTTTAGGTTCCAGAAGTCAGTGACTGGGTCCAGACGCAGACAGAACATACTTCTATCCCAAAGTAGAATCCCCACACTTAGCTttccttgaagaattttaatcatgaACTGAGGGGGGACGGGTGATGGGGGACAGGTAAATGGGGTCCAGGCTGGCTCCTAGAGGACAGTGGCTGACTCCAGGCCCCGCTCCTGGAAGTACCGATGGGGAAGGCGGAGGCAGGTTTGGGGGCTTTCACTGAAGTAGGACTTGATCTTCCCAGGCCCCTCCTGATCCCCAGTCTCTGAGTCCTCCCTGTGGGAGAGAGGCGGTGACTCCAACTTCTGGGGGATTGGTCCTCCCAGGCAGGGCGGAGCCCTGGCTTCTCACCCTCGCTTCCAGACACCTACCACTTCACatcttctgcctcagtctccAGGATGCTCTGGGCTGTGCGCCAGCTGAAGCGGACAAACTGGGGAAAGCCGAACACAGGGTCCACATGCTTCCTCAACCAGGCTTTCGTCTTGGGATCTGGGGGCAGGGTAGGGTGGACAGTGGGAGAGCCCTGCCGTGATGTCTTAGCTTCTCAGCTTGGCATCTGAGAGCCCACCACCTCATCTCAGACCTCTTCCTGAGTACCCGAGGGACTCATCACTGTCTGAGACATCTTCCTGTCTCCAGACCCTTGCACAGGCTGTTCTCACAGATCCTCTGCCTGAGAACAGGTGCTCAAGGTGAAGTTCAGGGAGACTGCCTCTGGGTCATCTCGCTTACCTCCCCAGGGACAACAGGCACTGAACCAGCATTTGTGGACCATTAGGTTAACACCCATTTTCCCCATGCAACCACCAACTTAGTGGGCACAGGGAGGTCCCTGCTTGCTTTGCTCATGGCTAAATCCCCAGGGCTTGGCTCTGCAAGGCACATACGAGGTGCCCAGTAAGCAATGAACACTGCCCAAACTGTGTTTGGCCTAGACTTGGTTTTCCTCCCTTTGGCCTCACCTAAGTCCAGTCCCAGACTTGCTAGGTTGTCCCACCCAACTGCCAAAGGGTTCCTGGTACCCAGGCACTGAATCATTGCCTCTGGCCTTGTGTGTCTTCAGCAGAGTTTACCGGGGATAGGGCACAGTCATTTCCACCTTACAACCAGGAGACTGAGCCTCCTAATGAAGAGAAACAATGAATTCAAGCTGGGATCACTGGACAGGAACTGGTACCCCTCACTCTGCCCCTTAGGTCCACCATAAGCCTCTGTGCTTCACTGGAGCTCCAGAGAGACagccgggagggagggagggagggagggagaagggaagaggtgCCTGCCAGCTGGAATACAGCGCTACCACACATAAGCAGGTGGCCCCCCTATCTGAGCCTCAGCCTCTTCTGCTGCAGAGTAGGCTGAGAGGAACAACTTAGAAAACCTCAGAAGCACGCCAAGCCCACCTTGTTAGTTTACTGTGGCTGCCATCTGCTCACCATTAGGGTAGCCTGAGCCATAATCAGTGTCCAGGTCCTGCAGTTTCTCCACAAACTTCCAGTTCTTCACGGCCTGGTCTCGGGCCACCTGTGGGCAAAACAGGCACTTGGGATCTCCAACAGGCACCGTGAAGCAGCCACGCCTGCCTCCTTGCCCAGGGGGATGCTGGGAGCTGGCCATGGCCAGTGCGGGCCTAACCTTGGCACAGATACTGGCAGCACTGACCACGGGGTAGAGGGCATCTGCCTTGGCCTTGACTGTCACCTCAATGCCAGGAAAACGCTGCTGCAGCCGTTCCTGGTATGTCTCTGGGAGCCCCACGGTGTCCACAAACACCTGCCGTGGTGAGAGAAATGTACTCAGTCAACAAACACCCAGAAAAAACAACTGTGCCGATGGCCCAGCTTCATGGTCCTGCATCTGCTGCTCCCACTGCCTGGAATATTCTTCTCTCAGCTCATGACCAGGCCCAGGCTGCATCCAGATCTCAGCTCAAACATCACCTCCCAAAGAGGCTTTCCCTGATCACACTATATCCATtctacatttactgagcacctactgcatgCCACGGGCTGCTCTAGGTGTTGGAGACACAGCAGTGAACACGCCAGAGTAGACACTCTGGTGAGGACCACAGACagagaagataaataataaaggaTGGGGGAGATTGAGAAGAGGTTATAATTTTCAACAGTTCAGGGGTATTTTAGGAAAAGTCACTCTGATGTGGTGACATTTTAATAAAGGCCTGAAGGAAATGAGGGAATGAGCCATGGGGAGATCAGAGAAAGAgtgttctaggcagagggaagagccagtgcaaaggtcctgaggccgGACCATGCCAAGTACTCTGGACAGCAGTAGAGACCACATGACTGGAACAGAAATGGGGTCAGAAAAGGAACAGGACAAGGGATCGCCATAGCTGTTATTATTCTCAAAACTACCTTTATTATGTGCTTACCAGCTGCCCATCCGTCTCCCCTGACTTGGTCATGAACCCCTGAGGGTAGGGTCCTTGTCTGTCTGTTTTCAGCACTGTATAGGCAGCTCCATATTCTTTGTGTAGGCAAAGGTCcttgtttgtctccaaggcattGCACAGAGTCCTAGACCTGAGCCACCTCCTCAGCAAGGCCTCTTATTACACTCCCTATCTCAAGTGTACTTGCCCTTCTGATTCTCTCAAAACAGTCTGTTCTTTGCCTCAGAGCACTGGCTGCAATGCCAACTTCTATTTCTCTCTGGTGATTTAATCTCATTTCTCCGCTTGCTTGTGAGTTTTCCTAATTCCCACGGTGCTCAGAAAATTAAATGTCAAGATTTACATTCCAAAAATATAAATGACTGTCTGCTGgtaggggagggggctgggggagaatGGAGGCAAACATGTGGGATTCGTTCTAGACACTGAACTGTTAGGATAGAGACAGAGATTAGATGGGGGTGAGGCTGGGGGCTCCACAATGGTCCTCAGTGGAGCACACATTTGGGGTGGAAGAAACAGTTGGGGgaacttccctagtagtccagtggttaagactccatgcttccaaagcaggggtgggtgtgggttcaatccctggtgggggaatgaagatcccatatgccatgcagtgtggccaaaaaaaaaaaaaaagacaatacaatacaataaaaACAGTAGGACATCAGCAGCAGTAACACACGTTTCTGATATTCTAGGTATGTTTGATGCAGAGTCACCCACTGCACTTCTACACTGCTATTTTATCCTGAGAGGATCAAATGGGGGCAATCCAACAGTTAGCTCACCTGGGCCACGTTCACACCCTGGTCCAACGCAAACTGCACTAGCCCTGTGGCTGTATCATGAGAGAGGGCGTTCAGGTTGTATTTGACCCTGTGGTGGAGGACAGAACCGAGTCAACTTCGTTCCAGCCACCCATCCTTTCCAACCCACTCTGGTTGCCCCTCCTtccggccccctcccccaccctccggGACCCCTCACCGCCCAAGCATGCTGGTAGAGATGAGGTTTGGAGACAGCACGTCCAGCGCCCAGCCCACAAAGTCCCCGTCCTCCTCCATTTTCGCAAAAAGCCTGTCCCGCTCGCTCTCCGACAGAGTCTTTGAGTCTGGGAGGAGGGttgggagagaaggggaggggctgGATCCCGCAGTTCCTGCTTTCCCCCTCCAGCCTGCACCCACCAGTGCCCATGCCCAGGAACCCCCTCCCTAGACGCACCTCAGTGCTCACCTGCCACTTTTAAGGCCTCCAGATCCTCCAGGCGGGACAGAGGACAATAGCAGATAGCATAGACCATGGGGCCTGCGGAAGAGGGAGTCCAGTGAGCCCGTGAAAGCCGCCACCTCTAGTCCATCATCACCGCTTTTTTTTCGGTGCCATCACCAATGCCATCGCCATCACCGCTATCACCCCCCTTCCCGAGGCTGGTGCAACCCCAGCTCCGGTTCCACTGCAACTTGCACTCCCCTTAtcatgcccctcccccacccagccctggggGGCGCACCCAGCACCGGGCCCCGGCCCGCTTCATCGACGCCCAGGACGCAGGGCTCTTTGAGGCACACAGGAGGCACAGGCGAACTCAGGCGACAGCGGCCCGTATTGTCTCTTTCCAGCTCGCTGAGATCCATGCCGCCTCGGCCGCCGCCACCAGCCGTAGTAAGGAAGTCTGCAAGGAAAGGTCTCCCCGGGCGTTTTCCGCGGGCTCCGCAACAGTGCCAGCTCTCGACCTATCGGCACACAGGACACGCCCCCAACACGCCAGCCGCCGTTGACGTTTGCGCAGCCTTCGCCGACGCCGCTGCCGTGCGGCTTCCTGGGAATTGTAGTTTCCGAGGCTGACAAGCGAGCTCCGCGCTTGGGGAACCGGGTGGGCGATGTCGCTTTCCAAGCTCCGCCCCGGTGTCTCTGGAGCTCCTCCCGCTGCGGCTAGTGGGCAGACAAGGGGAAATAGAGGGGGAGACTTGAAGGACTCGACCTCATCAAAGcttgtgctgtacttagtcgctcagtcgtatccgactctttgcgaccttttggactgtaggctcttctgtccatgggattctccaggcaagaatactggagtgggttgccacgccctcctccaggggatcttcccaacccagggatcgaacccaagtctcccgcattgcaggaggattctttaccgtctgagccacgtgggaagccccgtCAAAGCCCAGAAGGTCAAACACCACTAGACTCCGAGAATTCGGTGTCCGCATCACCGAGTTCCCGGCCTTCATCTGGTTTCAGGCCCTCCTGTGTTCGAGGTCCCTGGAGCGCCACACAGTCTAAGCCCCCTATAGTAGGAATTCTGGCTCCCACTGGACTCAAACCTTCGGACTTGGAACCCCCAACTCCCTCGTAGCTCACCGGAAGCGcctcccccctacccccgcccGCTTCGTATCCTCTCTTTGGGCTAATCCTCCTCTACCCCTGAACAGAGATCCCAGACTTCTCCAGAATCCGGCTTAGAGTCTTCGTCCATCAAGCAGGCTCCCTCCCCCTGCCAAACTCAGGGTTCAAGCCCTCGCCCCCTTCTCtgctcttttccctttttctcacGTCTTAGCGAGGAGCACGCCTCCTAGATTTGTTCCAACGAATgcatctctttctattttctgctttcaTCAGGGCTCACGCCCTCAGCTTGTGGGTTTCTGTTCCTCCGTCTCCgttttccccttccccacccccaccgtcTATCTTCCTTTCTCCTCGGATATCAGCGGGTCTCACATCTCCTAACTCAGCTCTCCTTTCCCACGCTCTGCTCAAGCCCCAGATTTAGTGTTCCTTTTCCCGATGCCCGCCTCGTGCCCGCGCTCCCACGTTcagcccttcctctctctcctcccatccTGGGGACTCAGGGCCCCGACAAGCCAGCCCGCCGAGGGTGcgtgtgggggggcggggggggcgccTCCTCCACGCCCG is a genomic window of Ovis canadensis isolate MfBH-ARS-UI-01 breed Bighorn chromosome 5, ARS-UI_OviCan_v2, whole genome shotgun sequence containing:
- the RNASEH2A gene encoding ribonuclease H2 subunit A, with translation MDLSELERDNTGRCRLSSPVPPVCLKEPCVLGVDEAGRGPVLGPMVYAICYCPLSRLEDLEALKVADSKTLSESERDRLFAKMEEDGDFVGWALDVLSPNLISTSMLGRVKYNLNALSHDTATGLVQFALDQGVNVAQVFVDTVGLPETYQERLQQRFPGIEVTVKAKADALYPVVSAASICAKVARDQAVKNWKFVEKLQDLDTDYGSGYPNDPKTKAWLRKHVDPVFGFPQFVRFSWRTAQSILETEAEDVKWEDSETGDQEGPGKIKSYFSESPQTCLRLPHRYFQERGLESATVL